Part of the Phacochoerus africanus isolate WHEZ1 chromosome 8, ROS_Pafr_v1, whole genome shotgun sequence genome is shown below.
gggaccgaacccgcaacctcatggttcctagtcggattcgttaaccactgcgccatgacgggaactccaataagttaGAGGCATTTTAACCATTTCCCTGTTAACACTGCATTGGGGTCTCCTAAGAATGACTTGACATTCTATCACCGTTGTTACCTCCcaagtaatttttgaaaattgtttgtttatttgctttttagggctgtacttgcagcatacagaagtttccaggcttaagggtcgaattggagccacagctggtggccttcaccacagctcacagcaatgacagatccttaatccactgagcaaggccaaggatcaaacccgcatcctcatgggtactagttgggctcgtttccgctgtgccacatcgggaacacCTGTCTCCGAGTAGTTGAATAGCACTCCAGCGTTCAGTGTCCCTTCACTGTTGCAGTTGGCGGAGCTGTCCCCAGCATGCCCGTTATAGCTGTTCCATTCCAACCAAGGGTTCCAGGCCAGGAGCACACATTACATTTCCCTTCGGCACGTCTCAGGTCCCCTGTCATCAGGACCATTAGTCTGATGCCAGATCTAGCAGCACGCCCTCTTTACTGCATCGTGGGCTTCCACTGTGCTTGTGGGCCCCCCAGTGCTCATTGGGGGCTTGGGTACTGGAGAATGTGGTGCTGCCTGGTTTGGAGGAACCCCTGCTAAGCCGACCCCTACTCTCTAGGCCATCTGGCTGCTGTGCACGGGTGCCCGAGAGGCTGCCTTTCGGAACATCAAGACCATTGCCGAGTGCCTGGCAGATGAGCTCATCAATGCCGCCAAGGTGGGTGAGGACACTGGGTGTGCTGTCTCCAGGGGAGGGCCCTCCACCGTTGGTGCTAACCGTCCCTTCTTGCAGGGCTCCTCCAACTCCTACGCCATCAAGAAGAAGGATGAGCTGGAACGTGTGGCCAAATCCAACCGTTGATttcccagctgcagccccaataAAACTGTTTGCCATTTAGGGTGGCCCCACCCTCCTGTGCACTGTGTCCATTGGGGGGGGGTCTGGGAGCAAGAGGTGGATGCAGGACAACCCCTGTGTCTTGGGGAGCTACCCACATTCCTGGCATGTCTTCTGATCTCTGGGGATCTGGATTCACCAGGGAAGCACTCACTCAGCTCAGGAAGCACCGCTGACTCAGAACCATGGCACCCTGGGGTGCAGGCCTGGCTGCCTGGACTCTTACAGCAAGTTTTGGAAATGAGCTGGGTGGGGTCCTGGCAGAGACGTCACTGGTTTGGGTGGGGGGGCTTGGTGGTTGAAACCCACCACCATGAGGGAAGGGGGTGTGCAGTAGGAAGCCAAGGCCTAGGCTCTGGGCCAGAACAGCACGTAGCCCTTGTTCTGCCGGCCCTAGCCCATCTTATGTGGGGTCTCTGCCTTCAGCCCTCAGGGCTCCAAAGTCCCCCACGCGCCCTACAGCTCCCCTAACACCTGGGTTGCACTCGCCCCGCCAGTGGCTCTGGCAGGGAGGGTTCCTGAGGTGTTGAAGGCTGGGGGTAGTGGAGTTTGCCCTCCTCAGGGAACTGGGCTGTCACATCCCTGTCAACCTGTGCCACCCTCAACATCCGCCAAGGTCAGACTTGGTGCTCACcatcctgggggtggggcgggcagTCAGACAGGTCTGGTTGCAACCTGGGTCTGGAGGGAGGGGTCCTGCCTTGGGCACCTCCCATGGGGAGGGGTGTTTGGTATCCACCTGCAAGGTAGGCCTACGGATGGGGTCAGAGCAGGCAGGAAAGTGCCGGCCAGAGGGTGGAGGTGCCAACAGGTAGGAAGGATCACTGGCCCCCTGGGTTCTTACAGTGGTGGGGAGCCTCCGACTCCGGGTTTGCGGCTGGGATGCTGGCCACCCATCCTAAAGCTTGGGCCCTCCCTCATCTGCCTTTCCCTTGAGTCTCCCAAGGGTTTGCCTAGCTCTCGGGGGTACCTCTCGTCTTTGCTCCCCGCCTCTCTGCGGTCCTTCCTGGCGTCACTCAGGCCCACTCCTGCCTAGGGCCTCTGGGGGCAGCTCAGCATACTTTGCGCCGTGTCCCGGTTCCTAGTCCCGTCttgcccccccacctccctccacccttcTGTGCTCTACTCCCAGTCTCCTCTCCGGGTCTCCGCGTCCTCTGCTGTCCCTCCAGACCCCTCTCCCCGTAGGTCGGGTCCAGATGCCCTGTCCTCGGCCACCCTGGCTCCGCCGCCACCGGCCCCCTCAGGGCTCGGGCCCCGGCAGCCCCGGCAGAGGGAAGGATGAAgacgaggaggaggaaggggacggGAGCCCGGGCCCTATCCTGTCCCCCGTGGAGTGCCTCATCTGCGTGTCACCCTTCGACAGCGTGTTCAAGCTGCCCAAGCGCCTGGACTGCGGCCACATCTTCTGCCTCGAGTGCCTGGCGCGCCTGTCCCTGGCCACTGCGGGCGGCGGCGACGCGGTGGCCTGCCCGGTGTGCCGCGCGCCCACGCGCCTGGCCCCGCGCCGCGGGCTGCCCGCGCTCCCCACGCAGCTCGCCCTGCTGCCCCGCGCCGCGCGCGCCCCGCTGCCGGGCCAGGGCTCCGTGCGCTTCGACCGCCGGCGAGGCCTGCTATACCTGCGGCCGCCGTCCGCGCCCGGGCCGCGCAAggcccgcccgccgccgccgccgccgccgccgccgctgcgcCTCGGCCGCCCGCTGTCCCGCAGCCTGACGCTGCGCAGCTCGGCCTGGGTCTTCCACGCGGCCGTCGCCCTGGCCGTGCTGGTGGCCGCGGGCCTCGTGGTCTCGGGCGTCTACATCTTCTTCCTCATCCCACGCGCCGCCGCCTCGAGCCCCGCGCGGCCCCAGCTCGTGGCGCTCGCGCCGGCGCCCAGCTTCTGGCTCCCGCCTCGGCCCACGCCCGCCGCGCCCTGGACCCCCGCCTGGACGCCGCGCCCCGCGCGCCCTGAGCCGAACGCCGAGCCGCCAGAGGCTGCGGAGGACGCGCTGCAGCCCGAGGGGGTTCCCGAGGAGACGCCGGCCGGGCCTTCGGACcgcgggtggggggcaggggcggccCCGGCCCCGGACTGGGCCCCGCGGGCACGGGGCGGGCGAAGGCTGCGGGGGTCACGGTAAACGCGGGTGCGCCGCAGGCCGTCGCCAGGCCTGGGGACCTGGGTTCGGGGCGTCCTGATCCCCGCGGAGGCCTTAGAGGGTGCCTGGCAAGCACGCATTTCCCCAGAGGGGCCTGGTGCGAGGATTCCTGGGGTCGTGGCATGCGGAGGGCCCCTTTCGGGGAGCACCCCGGCTCCGATCCCTGTGGGCCTCAGATATGGGACCCCTGAGTCTGTAAAGGCCCTGCTGGGAGGCACTCATAACCCTCCTATCCTATCGGTGAAGGACCAGTCGGCAGAACCCCGATCCTCTTGCGCGAGTCCAGCCGCAGAGACGCCCAGAACCACATCGAGCAGGGGCCCTGCTTGGAGCATCCCCATCCCTGCTCCTCCTGACGGTCCTCCTGAGTGCACCCCGGTTCAGAGCCTCAAGAACGTTCCTCCTCGGCCGGACCAGGGCTGAGGACTCAGATTTACCCATCTTTGGCCACCATCCCTGGCCGGCCCATTGCAAGGCCGACCGCTACCCGCTTCCCCAGCCTGTGGACTTGGTTTTCTCCTCTGCTGCCTGTAGGCTGGGCCTGGTGGGCTCCAGCTGTCTCCGTGCTGGTCCTGAGCTGCTGCCTTGCACACTTGACTTggagttgtggtgcagcagtggcctgtccagggctggggagggacagaTAGGGCCGGAGCTTCAAAGACTGGCTCCCTCCTGGATCCTGTGTATCAACTTCCAGTGGAAGCCTGGACTTTCCCTATGGGTAGTGGCTTCTGAGATTCTCCTACTCTGCTCTGAGGCAGCTCTGGTCCCTGAGGCTCGAAGAAGTCAAAGTCGCCCTCTGGGTCAGAGAATATCATGTGATTGTAGGTGGAGGCTCCCTCCTGGACACCTGGGCCTCCCAAGGATCCTGGCCCCTCTCCCTAGCCATGAGAGCCCCCGACACCCCCTCTCCGCTCATGAAATTCTCAGGGCCAGTTACTGCACCTCCTCCAGGTCAGACAAGCTTTCCTGCCAGCCCTGCTGTGCGCCAGGCTGGAGCCTCAGCGCTCCTTGCGGAAGCAGCCAACAAGTGGCGCTCCAATTCCCGCCCTCCTCTCGGAAGGGGTTAACCACCCTCCGCACAAACTGAACATGGGCCCTGTCTCCCTGCCAGGCCCGGAGCCCCAGGCAGCCTCACTTCACCCAAGGCTGGGGTGCCGTGTGTGGCAGGTGGCATCCAGCACTCTCTGGAGAGAAATGTGACTCCTATGGGGCTGGAGGCTCCTCTTAGATTTGTTTACATGTGCGTccacagcgcctggcacacagggCTACCGGATGGTTTTCTAGGGAGTGGCATCCTTGCAAGTAACCAAGAGGCATCCTGGGAAGCCTACGGTACCCGAGGCTCACCTGGCTCCCAGCCACCCCGGCCTAGGCCTGTTAGTGGAGCTCCGGATGGGGGCTACTGCTTCCAGGTGGGAAGCAGGAGGGGGAGCATCAGGGTGCCCAAGGGAGTGTCTTCCCGGACAGTTCCTGTCCCACACCCGGGGCCAGTGATGCCAGTGTGTTGGATCATGGGACAGGCACGGCCCGGTGCCGCAGGGAGGATACCTGGCCAGGCAGGAGCAGGATTGCTTGGTGGTCTCTATTGCTTTCCCCCGGCTCCCACCACAAATTACCACCAAATCAGTTCCATAGAACACCTGTTagttatcttacagttctgtggGCCAGAAGTCTTTtttgaatccgagccacaactgtgacaatgccaggtccttaacccactgtgccacagcaggaactcacagGTCAGAAGTCTTGAAATCAGTTTCACCAGGTTGAAGTGGGTCTGCAGGGCTAGTTCCTCGTGGACGCTCTAGGAGAGAATTTCCTTAGCTTCTCTATCCTCTGGAGCTGCGCTCCTTggcttcctcctctgtcttcagGGGCAGCAGGATAGCATCTTCCAATCTCTTcctgaccctcctgcctccctctttcaccTTAAGGATACTGGGATTACACTGGCCCACCCCTAAGCCAGGATAGCTTCTCTGACTCCATGTCCTTCATTTAATCACACCTGTGAAGTCCATTTTACCATGTAAAGTAAGAGACTCTCGGATTCCAGGGACGAGGATCTGGATGACCTTGGGGGCATGATTCAGCTGACCACAGGGTCTTTCACCTCGTGCTGTGCATTGCTTGCCTTCTCCACCCCAGGCTGGgagggcttggggggggggggcgtagAACTGGCAGGAAGGGGCCCAGCCTGGGGCcggggcagaggggtggggagcagcagAAAGGGGCCCTTGGCTGCAGtgcacagaggaggaggagacaacACTTTCTGCCTGCGGGGGTTCAAGGAAGGCTGCCTGCAGGAACAGACCtcagagctgtgtcttcaacGATACTCAGAGGAAACAACAGCTGGCATTGAGGCAGGGGGACCGGATGCAGGCAGCTGGCAGCTAAGGtcagtgggcagggctggctcctccCTGCCCTAACTCACTTCCTCCTCCGGACTCTGGGGAAGGGCTGCTTCTCCACCCTGCCAGCTAGGAGCCTGAGGCCTCAGTCTCTCTTCCCATAAAATGAGGCTGATGACAGAGCCCAGGGGCCGCTGAGCGTCCCAGTCTGCCAATTGCTACCTCTGTGTCTACCCGCCCACTGCCCATGAACAAACGGGATGCCTAAAACCACTCTGGGGCCTGGATCACATGAGGCTTCTCCCCACACttgccttccagcctccagccacCTGGAGCTgtgccctccccgcctccctctgCTCACTCCATCCCTGCTGGATGCACCCCTACACCTGCCAGGGCTTCTCCTCCTGATGGTCCCTATGGCTGTGAACATGGCGGGTCAGGGGTGTGTCAGCTGCAGGACCTGGCAAGGTGCCAGGGAGGCCTCCTTTACCGGCCAGATTTTAGTTCTCTCTTCTGAAAAGcaggagaaaataaattacttacaGGAAAAATTCGTTCAttcacaagtatttattgagtgcctgctgcGTACCAAGGGCACACCGGGGATACTTTGGGAACAAGGGACGTCGCATGGTGATGATGTCCGGAGGGCTAAGAGCCATCATCCAGTCAACACTGCCTCCCTCCACGCTCGTGGCGCCCCCAGCTCCCCCAACCTTTTCCAGGCCCTCCCCCAGTTCTCTTCTTCCCCTGGAAGCTCTGCTGCACCAGGATCCAACCAGGCTCTCCTCGGAAGGGGGCCTCTGCTCACCCGTCGGGGCACCCTCTTGTATTCAGGCCAAGGGAACACTCGTTGGATCCTGGAAATGCAAGTGTCCAgcttacagat
Proteins encoded:
- the RNF225 gene encoding RING finger protein 225, yielding MPCPRPPWLRRHRPPQGSGPGSPGRGKDEDEEEEGDGSPGPILSPVECLICVSPFDSVFKLPKRLDCGHIFCLECLARLSLATAGGGDAVACPVCRAPTRLAPRRGLPALPTQLALLPRAARAPLPGQGSVRFDRRRGLLYLRPPSAPGPRKARPPPPPPPPPLRLGRPLSRSLTLRSSAWVFHAAVALAVLVAAGLVVSGVYIFFLIPRAAASSPARPQLVALAPAPSFWLPPRPTPAAPWTPAWTPRPARPEPNAEPPEAAEDALQPEGVPEETPAGPSDRGWGAGAAPAPDWAPRARGGRRLRGSR